A window from Primulina eburnea isolate SZY01 chromosome 2, ASM2296580v1, whole genome shotgun sequence encodes these proteins:
- the LOC140817626 gene encoding serine/threonine-protein kinase PCRK1-like isoform X2 — MDLFNPLKCFQVRNEEKKEEEKITPPNSALSSFTDQEMRQSGSAVNSQNSDTSTESRGRSQFPNLSDRPSNLRVFTFSEIKQATKNFSRTTKIGEGGFGCVFKGVIKSSENPSEKIQVAVKQLGKRGLQGHKEWVTEVNVLGIVEHPKLVKLIGYCAEDDERGIQRLLIYEYMTNGSVEDHLSARSATPLSWDMRLKIALDAARGLAYLHEEMDFQIIFRDFKSSNILLDEQWNAKLSDFGLARLGPSEGLTHVSTAVVGTMGYAAPEYIQTGRLTSKSDVWSYGVFLYELITGRRPLDRNRPRSDQKLLDWVKPYLSDPKKFQKIIDPRIEEKNILKSAHKLSVVANRCLSRLARTRPKMSEVVEMVNQVLEASVGTGNPEPSLKSKELSKSCEEEPEGNGKRRILDLKIGDGGGWLVRVWSQKVVKSC; from the exons ATGGATTTGTTTAACCCCTTGAAATGTTTCCAAGTTCGCAATGAAGAGAAGAAGGAAGAAGAGAAGATCACACCACCAAATTCAGCATTGTCCTCATTTACTGATCAAGAAATGAGGCAATCAGGATCTGCAGTTAATTCTCAGAATTCAGATACAAGTACCGAGTCTAGAGGACGGAGCCAATTCCCAAATTTGTCTGATAGACCTAGTAATCTCCGAGTTTTTacattttcagaaataaaacaAGCGACGAAAAACTTCAGTCGAACTACCAAAATTGGGGAGGGTGGATTTGGATGCGTTTTTAAAGGTGTGATCAAGAGTTCCGAGAATCCATCTGAAAAAATTCAGGTGGCTGTGAAACAACTTGGTAAAAGAGGACTGCAG GGTCACAAAGAATGGGTGACGGAAGTTAATGTTCTTGGCATTGTTGAACATCCAAAGCTCGTGAAACTCATAGGCTACTGTGCGGAGGATGATGAAAGAGGTATTCAAAGGCTTCTCATTTACGAGTACATGACAAACGGAAGCGTGGAAGACCATCTGTCAGCTAGGTCAGCTACACCACTTTCCTGGGATATGAGGCTTAAGATAGCTTTAGATGCAGCCCGTGGCTTAGCCTACCTGCACGAGGAAATGGATTTTCAG atcaTCTTCCGAGATTTCAAATCTTCGAATATTCTCCTGGATGAGCAGTGGAATGCTAAGCTATCAGACTTTGGATTGGCTCGATTGGGTCCTTCTGAAGGACTAACTCATGTATCAACTGCG GTTGTTGGGACCATGGGATATGCAGCTCCCGAATACATTCAAACTGGTCGTCTCACATCAAAGAGCGATGTATGGAGCTATGGTGTCTTCCTTTACGAACTGATAACAGGCAGACGTCCATTGGATAGAAACCGTCCCAGAAGTGATCAGAAGCTTTTAGACTGGGTAAAACCATATCTATCAGATCCTAAGAAGTTTCAGAAGATAATAGATCCAagaattgaagagaaaaatattcttaaatCAGCTCACAAACTCTCGGTTGTGGCCAACCGCTGCTTGTCCAGACTTGCAAGAACACGGCCCAAAATGAGCGAAGTTGTGGAAATGGTGAATCAAGTTCTGGAGGCATCAGTCGGTACAGGCAATCCAGAACCCTCTTTGAAGAGTAAAGAGTTGTCGAAAAGTTGTGAAGAAGAACCGGAAGGTAATGGTAAAAGGAGGATCTTGGATTTAAAAATCGGTGATGGTGGTGGATGGCTAGTCCGTGTATGGTCGCAAAAGGTTGTAAAAAGTTGTTGA
- the LOC140817626 gene encoding serine/threonine-protein kinase PCRK1-like isoform X1 yields MCPWFQLPEMDLFNPLKCFQVRNEEKKEEEKITPPNSALSSFTDQEMRQSGSAVNSQNSDTSTESRGRSQFPNLSDRPSNLRVFTFSEIKQATKNFSRTTKIGEGGFGCVFKGVIKSSENPSEKIQVAVKQLGKRGLQGHKEWVTEVNVLGIVEHPKLVKLIGYCAEDDERGIQRLLIYEYMTNGSVEDHLSARSATPLSWDMRLKIALDAARGLAYLHEEMDFQIIFRDFKSSNILLDEQWNAKLSDFGLARLGPSEGLTHVSTAVVGTMGYAAPEYIQTGRLTSKSDVWSYGVFLYELITGRRPLDRNRPRSDQKLLDWVKPYLSDPKKFQKIIDPRIEEKNILKSAHKLSVVANRCLSRLARTRPKMSEVVEMVNQVLEASVGTGNPEPSLKSKELSKSCEEEPEGNGKRRILDLKIGDGGGWLVRVWSQKVVKSC; encoded by the exons ATGTGTCCCTGGTTTCAGCTTCCGGAG ATGGATTTGTTTAACCCCTTGAAATGTTTCCAAGTTCGCAATGAAGAGAAGAAGGAAGAAGAGAAGATCACACCACCAAATTCAGCATTGTCCTCATTTACTGATCAAGAAATGAGGCAATCAGGATCTGCAGTTAATTCTCAGAATTCAGATACAAGTACCGAGTCTAGAGGACGGAGCCAATTCCCAAATTTGTCTGATAGACCTAGTAATCTCCGAGTTTTTacattttcagaaataaaacaAGCGACGAAAAACTTCAGTCGAACTACCAAAATTGGGGAGGGTGGATTTGGATGCGTTTTTAAAGGTGTGATCAAGAGTTCCGAGAATCCATCTGAAAAAATTCAGGTGGCTGTGAAACAACTTGGTAAAAGAGGACTGCAG GGTCACAAAGAATGGGTGACGGAAGTTAATGTTCTTGGCATTGTTGAACATCCAAAGCTCGTGAAACTCATAGGCTACTGTGCGGAGGATGATGAAAGAGGTATTCAAAGGCTTCTCATTTACGAGTACATGACAAACGGAAGCGTGGAAGACCATCTGTCAGCTAGGTCAGCTACACCACTTTCCTGGGATATGAGGCTTAAGATAGCTTTAGATGCAGCCCGTGGCTTAGCCTACCTGCACGAGGAAATGGATTTTCAG atcaTCTTCCGAGATTTCAAATCTTCGAATATTCTCCTGGATGAGCAGTGGAATGCTAAGCTATCAGACTTTGGATTGGCTCGATTGGGTCCTTCTGAAGGACTAACTCATGTATCAACTGCG GTTGTTGGGACCATGGGATATGCAGCTCCCGAATACATTCAAACTGGTCGTCTCACATCAAAGAGCGATGTATGGAGCTATGGTGTCTTCCTTTACGAACTGATAACAGGCAGACGTCCATTGGATAGAAACCGTCCCAGAAGTGATCAGAAGCTTTTAGACTGGGTAAAACCATATCTATCAGATCCTAAGAAGTTTCAGAAGATAATAGATCCAagaattgaagagaaaaatattcttaaatCAGCTCACAAACTCTCGGTTGTGGCCAACCGCTGCTTGTCCAGACTTGCAAGAACACGGCCCAAAATGAGCGAAGTTGTGGAAATGGTGAATCAAGTTCTGGAGGCATCAGTCGGTACAGGCAATCCAGAACCCTCTTTGAAGAGTAAAGAGTTGTCGAAAAGTTGTGAAGAAGAACCGGAAGGTAATGGTAAAAGGAGGATCTTGGATTTAAAAATCGGTGATGGTGGTGGATGGCTAGTCCGTGTATGGTCGCAAAAGGTTGTAAAAAGTTGTTGA